Proteins encoded in a region of the Burkholderia ubonensis subsp. mesacidophila genome:
- a CDS encoding type VI secretion system protein TssA gives MAPVDPAAPCGADLEYDPEFVVLAAKVAPRAEAQYGDFVGSPEPVNWNDVERDCRRLMMRSKDMRLAILFTRCRTRLGGAAGLAEGAGLLAGWLAAFADGIHPQPGVDADRDAALEIRMNALQALTDPDGLLADVREITLARSTAIRLQMRDVERAFAQPRAADALAPESVLRQLDELRAQQPAALAGFDDTLASVAAIDAWSRDHLDAYAPDLSALEALLRLVAGRQARAADMALDAALDDAPPLQDAGGAQPDETWPAPAEGVADAVRPSVRGTPPDRVAAAKLIRDARLWFEQHEPSSPVPVLLRRAEHLVGKRYAEVVHAIPAELLALWAGDAP, from the coding sequence ATGGCGCCGGTCGATCCCGCCGCGCCTTGCGGCGCGGACCTTGAATACGATCCCGAGTTCGTCGTGCTGGCGGCGAAGGTCGCGCCGCGCGCGGAAGCCCAGTACGGCGACTTCGTCGGCTCGCCGGAACCGGTGAACTGGAACGACGTCGAGCGCGACTGCCGGCGGCTGATGATGCGCAGCAAGGACATGCGCCTCGCGATCCTGTTCACCCGCTGCCGCACCCGGCTCGGCGGCGCGGCGGGCCTCGCGGAAGGCGCGGGCCTGCTGGCCGGCTGGCTGGCCGCGTTCGCGGACGGGATTCACCCGCAGCCCGGCGTCGACGCCGATCGCGACGCCGCGCTGGAGATCCGGATGAATGCGCTGCAGGCGCTGACCGACCCCGACGGCCTGCTCGCGGACGTGCGCGAGATCACGCTCGCCCGGTCGACCGCGATCCGCCTGCAGATGCGCGACGTCGAACGCGCGTTCGCGCAGCCGCGCGCGGCCGACGCGCTGGCGCCGGAGTCGGTGCTGCGCCAGCTCGACGAGCTGCGCGCGCAGCAGCCGGCGGCGCTGGCCGGATTCGACGATACGCTCGCGAGCGTTGCCGCGATCGACGCATGGAGTCGCGACCACCTCGACGCATATGCGCCCGACCTGTCCGCGCTCGAAGCGCTGCTTCGGCTCGTCGCGGGACGACAAGCACGCGCGGCGGACATGGCGTTGGACGCGGCGCTCGACGACGCGCCGCCGCTGCAGGACGCCGGCGGCGCGCAGCCGGACGAAACGTGGCCGGCGCCCGCCGAAGGCGTTGCGGATGCCGTGCGTCCCAGCGTGCGCGGGACACCGCCGGATCGTGTCGCCGCGGCCAAATTGATCCGCGACGCGCGCCTGTGGTTCGAGCAGCACGAGCCGAGCAGCCCGGTTCCGGTGCTGCTCAGGCGTGCAGAACATCTGGTCGGGAAGCGCTATGCGGAAGTGGTGCATGCGATCCCCGCGGAACTGCTCGCGCTATGGGCCGGCGACGCGCCATGA
- the tssG gene encoding type VI secretion system baseplate subunit TssG yields MPETDVPAVPEAALSPQLRAHLQAEPWRYGFLSLLRRVGADPRIDPVGTAKRPQAEPFRLGQQPSLAFSPREIASVGDAAGRIRVRLFGLGMLGPNGPLPIHVTEIARDREESRRDPTLCNFLDIFHHRYLTLLYRAWASAQAAAGLDRPDDERFSFYVACLTGQDTGEIGRRPLPAHARLSASPHLVREARNPDGLRMTLERYFGVPVALEENVLHWIAVDPLEHSRLGRPGSASTMAEGALLGEVVPDRQHKFRLVVGPLDIDDYLRFTPQGEDLPQLVEWVRAFVGYEFEWELELHIRPNGAPPAVIGGPQQLGWSGWLGRSPSGEPVTGMRFEPERYVDQFARHGGPPDSTAQEQTR; encoded by the coding sequence ATGCCCGAGACCGACGTGCCTGCCGTGCCCGAAGCCGCGCTGTCGCCGCAGTTGCGCGCGCACCTGCAGGCCGAGCCGTGGCGCTACGGCTTCCTGTCGCTGCTGCGGCGCGTCGGCGCGGACCCGCGCATCGATCCGGTCGGCACCGCGAAGCGCCCGCAGGCGGAGCCGTTCCGGCTCGGCCAGCAGCCGAGCCTGGCGTTCTCGCCGCGCGAGATCGCGAGCGTCGGCGACGCGGCCGGGCGCATCCGCGTGCGCCTGTTCGGCCTCGGCATGCTCGGGCCGAACGGGCCGCTGCCGATCCATGTGACGGAGATCGCGCGCGACCGCGAGGAGAGCCGCCGCGATCCGACGCTCTGCAACTTCCTCGACATCTTCCACCATCGCTACCTGACGCTGCTGTACCGCGCGTGGGCGTCGGCGCAGGCGGCGGCCGGCCTCGACCGGCCCGACGATGAACGGTTCTCGTTCTACGTCGCGTGCCTCACCGGCCAGGACACCGGCGAGATCGGCCGCCGCCCGTTGCCCGCGCATGCGCGGCTGTCGGCGTCGCCGCACCTGGTGCGCGAGGCGCGCAATCCGGACGGCCTGCGCATGACGCTCGAACGGTATTTCGGCGTGCCGGTCGCGCTCGAGGAAAACGTGCTGCACTGGATCGCGGTGGACCCGCTCGAACACAGCCGCCTGGGCCGGCCGGGCAGCGCGTCGACGATGGCGGAAGGCGCGCTGCTCGGCGAGGTGGTGCCGGACCGTCAGCACAAGTTCCGCCTCGTCGTCGGGCCGCTCGACATCGACGATTACCTGCGCTTCACGCCGCAGGGCGAGGACCTGCCGCAACTCGTCGAATGGGTGCGGGCGTTCGTCGGCTACGAATTCGAATGGGAACTGGAGTTGCACATCCGGCCCAACGGCGCGCCGCCGGCCGTGATCGGCGGGCCGCAGCAGCTCGGCTGGTCCGGGTGGCTGGGGCGCTCGCCTTCCGGCGAGCCCGTGACGGGCATGCGCTTCGAGCCCGAGCGGTATGTCGACCAGTTCGCCCGACACGGCGGCCCGCCTGATTCCACCGCGCAGGAACAAACACGATGA
- the tssF gene encoding type VI secretion system baseplate subunit TssF produces the protein MDPRLLDYYNQELIYMRELATEFAHAHPKIARRLGMQAGDVADPYVERLIESFCFMAARMQIKLDAEFPRFTGRLLEVLYPNYVAPTPSMSVARLYPSRTEGNLADGFPIARGTAFAARVPAGEKTACQFRSSQDVVLYPLEIADARLTGIPPDIPALDRYVPAGTQVRGALRLRLRTTGNVRIADLKGLDRLPLYLAGDDQVASHLFELLHAGGIATITGAPGEFATPGRPLAAVTADAVVHEGLGADQGLLPLTWSKFHGHNLLHEYFACPARFYFFALAGLEAGLRRVTGQEVEIVVLLDQSPERLANVVDASRFALFCTPVINLFPRHTDRIELSSGQTEFHLVPARLAPLDYEVYSVEAMYGQVAATSAELEFRPLYQTLNDDERNHGRYFSTRRESRLASDSARRYGTRTPYVGTEMFVSLVDQNEAPYGEDIRYLSVDALVTNRDLPSLVPRDGVNDLTVAESAPLKSVGLIRAPSVPKPPFAEREMAWRLIRQLNFNYLPLEELDHRPGGQGLRDLLRLFAAGDEADNRRQIESLIGVKTRPVTRKLPGAGPLVFGRGIECALTVDEPGFSGVSPYLFGVVLEHYLARHVSINVFTQTELHSVQRGRIARWPVRMGARGGA, from the coding sequence GTGGATCCGCGACTGCTCGACTACTACAACCAGGAACTGATCTATATGCGCGAGCTCGCGACCGAGTTCGCGCACGCGCACCCGAAGATCGCGCGGCGGCTCGGCATGCAGGCGGGCGACGTGGCCGACCCGTATGTCGAGCGGCTGATCGAGTCGTTCTGCTTCATGGCTGCGCGCATGCAGATCAAGCTCGACGCGGAGTTCCCGCGCTTCACCGGCCGGCTGCTCGAAGTGCTGTATCCGAACTACGTGGCGCCCACGCCGTCGATGTCGGTCGCGCGCCTGTATCCGAGCCGCACCGAAGGCAATCTCGCGGACGGCTTTCCGATCGCGCGCGGCACCGCGTTCGCCGCGCGCGTGCCGGCCGGCGAGAAGACCGCCTGCCAGTTCCGCAGCAGCCAGGACGTGGTGCTCTATCCGCTGGAAATCGCCGACGCGCGGCTGACCGGGATTCCGCCCGACATCCCGGCGCTCGACCGCTACGTGCCGGCCGGCACGCAGGTGCGCGGCGCGCTGCGCCTGCGGCTGCGCACGACCGGCAACGTCCGCATCGCCGACCTGAAGGGACTCGACCGCCTGCCGCTGTACCTGGCGGGCGACGACCAGGTCGCGTCGCACCTGTTCGAACTGCTGCACGCGGGCGGCATCGCGACGATCACCGGCGCGCCGGGCGAATTCGCGACGCCGGGCCGGCCGCTTGCCGCGGTGACGGCCGATGCGGTCGTCCATGAGGGGCTCGGCGCCGACCAGGGCCTGCTGCCGCTCACGTGGTCGAAGTTTCACGGGCACAACCTGCTGCACGAGTACTTCGCGTGCCCGGCGCGGTTCTATTTCTTCGCGCTGGCGGGGCTCGAAGCGGGCCTGCGCCGCGTGACCGGGCAGGAAGTCGAGATCGTCGTGCTGCTCGACCAGTCGCCCGAGCGGCTCGCGAACGTCGTCGATGCGTCGCGCTTCGCGCTGTTCTGCACGCCGGTGATCAACCTGTTTCCGCGCCACACGGACCGCATCGAGCTGTCGTCCGGGCAGACCGAATTTCACCTGGTGCCTGCGCGGCTCGCGCCGCTCGACTACGAGGTGTATTCGGTCGAGGCGATGTACGGGCAGGTCGCGGCGACCTCGGCCGAGCTGGAGTTCCGGCCGCTATACCAGACGCTGAACGATGACGAGCGCAATCACGGCCGCTATTTCTCGACGCGCCGCGAAAGCCGGCTCGCATCCGATTCGGCGCGCCGCTACGGCACGCGCACGCCCTACGTCGGCACCGAGATGTTCGTGTCGCTCGTCGACCAGAACGAGGCGCCTTATGGCGAGGACATCCGCTACCTGTCGGTCGACGCGCTGGTGACGAACCGCGACCTGCCGAGTCTCGTGCCGCGCGACGGCGTGAACGACCTGACGGTGGCCGAATCCGCGCCGCTCAAAAGCGTCGGGCTGATCCGCGCGCCGAGCGTGCCGAAGCCGCCGTTCGCGGAGCGCGAGATGGCGTGGCGGCTGATCCGCCAGCTCAATTTCAATTACCTGCCGCTCGAGGAACTCGACCACCGGCCCGGCGGCCAGGGCCTGCGCGACCTGCTGCGGCTGTTCGCGGCCGGCGACGAGGCCGACAACCGCCGGCAGATCGAGAGCCTGATCGGCGTGAAGACGCGGCCGGTGACCCGCAAGCTGCCCGGCGCGGGGCCGCTCGTGTTCGGGCGCGGGATCGAATGCGCGCTGACCGTCGACGAGCCGGGGTTTTCCGGCGTGAGCCCGTACCTGTTCGGCGTGGTGCTCGAACACTATCTGGCGCGACACGTGTCGATCAACGTCTTCACGCAGACCGAGCTGCACTCGGTGCAGCGCGGCCGCATCGCCCGCTGGCCGGTGCGCATGGGCGCGCGGGGAGGGGCATGA
- the tssE gene encoding type VI secretion system baseplate subunit TssE: protein MNPHENGTSAPRGGGAARPGSDGVASPRRANAYLLPTLLDRLRDDAPRRQTEAPGEYAVTRMQMRGIVQRDLAFLLNAMSIDSHIDRERYPEAAASTVNFGMPPLAGAFMASRKWAEIERVIRRVILDFEPRLIPETLVVAPSRDAEAGNLANVLAFEVRGMIRMDAYPIEFMVQSALDLETSQVSITGMRAR from the coding sequence ATGAACCCACACGAGAACGGCACGAGCGCACCGCGCGGCGGCGGCGCTGCGCGCCCGGGCAGCGACGGCGTCGCGTCGCCGCGCCGCGCGAACGCGTACCTGCTCCCGACGCTGCTCGACCGCCTGCGCGACGACGCGCCGCGGCGCCAGACCGAGGCCCCCGGCGAGTACGCGGTGACGCGCATGCAGATGCGCGGCATCGTCCAGCGCGATCTCGCGTTCCTGCTCAACGCGATGAGCATCGATTCGCACATCGACCGGGAGCGCTATCCCGAAGCGGCGGCGTCGACCGTCAACTTCGGGATGCCGCCGCTCGCCGGCGCGTTCATGGCGTCGCGCAAATGGGCCGAGATCGAGCGGGTGATCCGCCGCGTGATTCTCGACTTCGAGCCGCGGCTGATTCCGGAGACGCTCGTCGTCGCACCGTCGCGGGACGCCGAGGCGGGCAACCTCGCCAACGTGCTGGCGTTCGAGGTGCGCGGGATGATCCGCATGGACGCGTATCCGATCGAATTCATGGTGCAGAGCGCGCTCGACCTGGAAACGAGCCAGGTGAGCATTACCGGCATGCGCGCGCGTTGA
- a CDS encoding TagK domain-containing protein, whose protein sequence is MRAFKTVRRIEPDWHYTEPRPHRASADDAPTLDVPLAGSPDAMPRDADAVLDLIGAVIAADALASRQADDASTDSTPARDLMHSLYEQYCGALENPQASLSAGWAAQMTTARRPLPDLGGDAREGVDATDSIAGLLSGARVLDDAFGPLTPGDGPDPAVTEPVPEILRLFAPAEFHAGAARRAASLPPALTRQEHQTLAIDSPLPAAVPAPACDAQ, encoded by the coding sequence ATGCGCGCATTTAAAACGGTTCGCCGCATCGAGCCGGATTGGCACTACACCGAGCCACGGCCGCATCGCGCCAGCGCCGACGACGCGCCGACGCTGGATGTGCCGCTGGCCGGCTCGCCGGACGCGATGCCGCGCGATGCCGACGCGGTGCTCGACCTGATCGGCGCGGTGATCGCGGCGGATGCGCTCGCGTCCCGCCAGGCCGACGATGCGAGCACGGATTCGACGCCGGCGCGCGACCTGATGCATTCGTTGTACGAACAATACTGCGGCGCGCTCGAAAATCCGCAGGCCTCGCTGTCGGCCGGCTGGGCGGCGCAGATGACGACGGCCCGGCGGCCGCTGCCCGACCTGGGGGGCGACGCGCGCGAGGGCGTCGACGCAACGGATTCGATCGCCGGGCTGCTGTCGGGCGCGCGCGTGCTCGACGACGCGTTCGGCCCGCTGACGCCGGGCGACGGGCCGGATCCGGCCGTCACCGAGCCGGTTCCGGAGATCCTGCGGCTGTTTGCGCCGGCCGAATTCCACGCGGGCGCCGCGCGCCGCGCGGCCAGCCTGCCGCCGGCGCTCACGCGGCAGGAACACCAGACGCTCGCGATCGACAGCCCGCTGCCGGCAGCCGTGCCGGCCCCGGCTTGCGACGCGCAATGA